GCCCGGGTGCGCCGTGCTCAAGCTCAGCGACGGTCGCAAGCGGAGCATGAGCCTGTGGGTCGAGTTCATCACGGCTTCCGGGTACCTGTCGGCTCGCAAGATCCGGTCCCGATTCCAGACGCTGGTGGCACAGGCGTGTGACAAGTGCGCGTACCGGGACTCGGTCAAGATGATTGCGGACACCAGCGAAGTGAAACTCCGGATACGCGAGCGCTACGTGGTGCAGATCACGCCATCGTTCAAGTGTGCGGGCATATGGCCCAGATCGTCCGCACATTGGCCACTGCCGCAGATCCCGTGGCCGCATCCCAATCTGGTGGCCGAGGTCAAGACCGAAGGGTTCGACCTGCTGTCCAAGGAGTGCGTGACGCTGCACGGTAAGCAGTCTGCGTTAGAGGGTGACGCGTGGGTTATGTCGTTCGTGGACGTCGAAAACCGACTCATGTACGGTGGCTGCCGGAAAAGATGCTTAAGTGTGCTCAAGACACTCAGGGACCGGCACCTGGACCTGCCCGGCAACCCGGTAACCAATTATCACATCAAAACTCTGCTGTTGTACGAGTGCGAAAAACACCCACTCGAAATGGAATGGGACGAATCGTGCCTGAGTGACCGCATCAACGGCATACTACTGCAACTCATCTCTTGTCTTCAGTGCCGACGGTGTCCGCACTACTTTTTGCCGCACGTCGACCTATTCAAAGGCAAGGCGCCGGGAAGCCTGGAGAACGCGGCCAAGCAGACGTGGAGGCTGACCAGAGAGTTGCTCACTAATTCCAGGGCTTTCGACAAGCTGTGACCCGCATATACGACGTTACATtgttaaaataggtacaaacGGCACTGACTTTGCTCTTATACGGCTCATCAACTTGATCGCGTCTTCATCgttgtcataataatacaactccGGCGCCGTCGCTATAGCGGGCTGAGGTTTTTATTACGTTTTGTTATATACatctttctatattatattttttattacattttttttctgtccTTACGCCTCGCATTTCTCCGCCGCGGAGGGACAACCGCCGACCGAACAGTGttcggtatatattattatattatattgcgcgTAACGCCTACACCgcgataattaataaacactgTATAAGACCTCTGTagacttattaatttagtatgcGTACACGCGAACGccatataatttatcactaaCGATATTCGataagattttgttttttttttgttttttgtttatttttaaattgtttttaaatattattatacaacgctTGAAATTGTTCACCCCGGAAAACGGAATCATGTATATCATTCTCTTTCTATGAGATTCAcatagtatactattatatattgttttacgaaatagacctattatatacgataGTTACGCGTGCAtactttaagtttattattcgGCGCGTCCTGATTATTgctgattatatttatacacgagTGGAAATacatcaagtataatattgtatactttgtTGGTACGCAAGATTGTCGGTAGTCGGTACACAGGTATGCACGTTCGTTTATTTattctcaataatataattgtattataatttattggtacaATATATgtgttcaattatatttttgtcaaaattatttctatttattaagtatgtatcgcataataactataatgtaatgtatgtatagtagCTAGTGGTCTCAACGATCTACATCTGTACGTATtgaggtatatttttataatttaataacattctatgaatatacctacaatcaTGTGTTCATAactttgtgtattttttatgatataactaACATATAAAATCGGTGAAAATAACgtgcttatatatttattagtataccaggtgtttaataaatttggaaACTCTTAACTACTGCATTAACACCTTCAAGAAGTAATGTAACAGATAACACCgctacatttaaaatgtaaaataattaacaaccttat
The DNA window shown above is from Aphis gossypii isolate Hap1 chromosome 2, ASM2018417v2, whole genome shotgun sequence and carries:
- the LOC114131336 gene encoding protein mab-21-like codes for the protein MRHGAGTTATEAAMLVPQDMLSTHTKMSYQLSKFWAERVMTRKTAAAKTIREVCKVVQDVLREVEAQEPRFISSLVECNGRYEGLDVVSPTEFEIVLYLNQMGVLNFVDDGSLPGCAVLKLSDGRKRSMSLWVEFITASGYLSARKIRSRFQTLVAQACDKCAYRDSVKMIADTSEVKLRIRERYVVQITPSFKCAGIWPRSSAHWPLPQIPWPHPNLVAEVKTEGFDLLSKECVTLHGKQSALEGDAWVMSFVDVENRLMYGGCRKRCLSVLKTLRDRHLDLPGNPVTNYHIKTLLLYECEKHPLEMEWDESCLSDRINGILLQLISCLQCRRCPHYFLPHVDLFKGKAPGSLENAAKQTWRLTRELLTNSRAFDKL